Proteins co-encoded in one Candidatus Blochmannia sp. SNP genomic window:
- the rluC gene encoding 23S rRNA pseudouridine(955/2504/2580) synthase RluC, which translates to MKEHDIHTHFIIISSNFSGQRIDNFLNTYFKVVPKSMIYRIIRTGAVRINKKRIKFQYKLKIGDVLRIPPVRRIHSNGFDIKYMKEIEFLQNIIIYEDDYLLALNKPTGIAVHGGSGLKFGIIEGLRALRPKDQFLELVHRLDRETSGVLLVAKTRTSLVFLHEQLRVKNMKKEYLALVHGKWDINVKIISEPLFKKSILLDNKIVYRSSEKGKLSTTHFKIKEQFEGIATLLVIKPITGRTHQIRKHTKYSNHPIVGDSVYGDYKSNIQFKQFGFNRLFLHASMLCFTHPNTRENFYVYAPLDQLFYNCLFFLRKLITTRSNCSLESIVKNINNN; encoded by the coding sequence ATGAAAGAACATGATATTCATACGCATTTTATTATAATTTCTTCAAATTTTTCTGGTCAAAGAATTGATAATTTTTTGAATACTTATTTTAAAGTAGTCCCTAAATCTATGATTTATAGGATTATACGAACTGGCGCAGTACGTATTAATAAAAAAAGAATTAAATTTCAATATAAATTAAAAATAGGAGATGTATTACGAATTCCTCCAGTAAGAAGGATACATTCAAATGGATTTGATATAAAATATATGAAAGAAATTGAATTCTTACAAAATATCATAATTTATGAAGATGATTATTTATTAGCACTTAACAAGCCAACTGGCATTGCTGTGCATGGAGGAAGTGGGCTTAAGTTTGGTATAATTGAGGGATTACGAGCATTACGTCCTAAGGATCAGTTTTTAGAATTAGTTCATCGTTTAGATCGAGAAACTTCTGGTGTATTATTAGTGGCTAAAACCCGCACTTCTTTGGTATTTTTACATGAACAGTTACGTGTAAAAAATATGAAGAAAGAATATTTAGCTTTGGTACATGGAAAGTGGGATATAAACGTAAAGATAATATCTGAGCCGTTGTTTAAAAAATCTATTTTATTGGACAATAAGATTGTTTATAGAAGTTCAGAAAAAGGAAAATTATCTACGACTCATTTTAAAATTAAAGAACAATTTGAAGGAATAGCAACGTTGCTGGTAATTAAACCTATTACCGGACGTACACATCAAATTAGAAAACATACTAAATATTCGAATCATCCTATTGTAGGAGATAGTGTGTATGGTGATTATAAATCTAATATTCAATTTAAACAATTTGGATTTAATCGATTATTTTTACACGCTTCTATGTTGTGTTTTACGCATCCAAATACAAGGGAAAATTTCTATGTATATGCGCCATTAGACCAACTATTTTACAATTGCTTATTTTTTTTGAGAAAATTAATTACAACTAGATCTAATTGTTCGTTAGAAAGTATTGTAAAAAATATAAACAATAATTAA
- the rpmF gene encoding 50S ribosomal protein L32 codes for MAVQQNKSTRSTRGMRRSHNALCPATISVDRISGEIHRRHYITFNGFYRGKKMIEK; via the coding sequence ATGGCTGTACAGCAAAATAAATCTACTCGTTCTACAAGAGGAATGCGTCGTTCTCATAATGCATTGTGTCCAGCTACTATATCAGTAGATCGAATATCTGGAGAAATACATCGACGCCATTATATTACTTTTAATGGATTTTATCGCGGAAAAAAAATGATTGAGAAGTGA
- the plsX gene encoding phosphate acyltransferase PlsX, with the protein MGGDFGPVVTVPASLQALSLYPKLEVLLVGNPDVILPILSASRSACVERLTVIPAKLVIGGDVRPAQAIRVSKDTSMRVALELIKSGRAQACVSAGNTGALMGLSKLVLKSINGIERPALTTLLPHQKQGKTVILDLGANISCDGEMLVQFAIMGSVLSEQILGVSNPRVALLNIGSEETKGLDNIRHASEILHTISSIHYVGYIEANDLLIGKTDVLVCDGFVGNITLKTMEGVIRVILSTLQPSDKENNLNWFMQSITFWISKYLFNKFSQFHPDRYNGAYLIGLRNTVIKSHGAANQRAFTAAIAQAIHAVERKIPERIFARLSTVLSKK; encoded by the coding sequence ATGGGTGGTGATTTTGGTCCTGTTGTGACGGTACCTGCTTCATTACAAGCATTGTCTTTATATCCAAAACTTGAAGTATTGCTTGTTGGAAATCCTGATGTAATCTTGCCCATTTTATCAGCATCAAGGTCTGCATGTGTTGAGAGATTAACTGTTATTCCAGCAAAATTGGTAATAGGTGGAGATGTTAGGCCTGCTCAGGCAATTAGAGTAAGTAAAGATACTTCGATGCGTGTAGCTTTAGAACTTATTAAGTCAGGTCGTGCTCAGGCTTGCGTGAGTGCAGGTAACACAGGAGCGCTTATGGGTTTATCTAAATTAGTTCTTAAGTCTATCAATGGCATTGAACGTCCTGCTTTAACAACATTACTGCCCCACCAAAAACAAGGAAAAACCGTTATTTTAGATTTAGGTGCTAATATTTCATGTGATGGTGAAATGTTAGTACAATTTGCAATTATGGGTTCGGTGTTATCAGAACAAATTTTGGGCGTGAGTAATCCAAGAGTAGCGTTATTAAATATTGGATCAGAAGAAACTAAAGGATTAGACAATATTCGTCATGCTTCAGAGATATTACACACCATTTCATCAATTCATTATGTTGGTTATATCGAAGCAAATGATTTATTAATAGGCAAAACAGATGTTTTAGTTTGTGATGGCTTTGTTGGTAATATTACTTTAAAGACTATGGAAGGAGTTATAAGAGTTATTTTATCAACATTGCAACCATCAGACAAGGAAAATAATTTGAATTGGTTTATGCAAAGTATTACTTTTTGGATAAGTAAATATCTGTTTAATAAATTTAGTCAATTTCATCCTGATCGGTATAATGGTGCTTATTTGATAGGCTTACGTAATACGGTAATAAAAAGCCACGGTGCGGCTAATCAACGTGCATTTACTGCTGCTATTGCGCAAGCAATTCATGCTGTAGAACGAAAAATTCCAGAAAGGATCTTTGCTCGATTAAGTACAGTATTATCTAAAAAATAA
- a CDS encoding beta-ketoacyl-ACP synthase III: protein MFTRILGTGSYLPQHIRSNVVLEKMVDTSHEWIVARTGIQERRISSSDETVAKMGYFAAKRALDMSCIHADKIGIIIVATTSSSHAFPSSACQIQRDLHIRDTIAFDLSAACSGFVYALGVADQYIKSGSVDYALVIGSDTLSHTLDPRDRGTLILFGDGAGAVILGRSKTPGIISTHLHADGYHGDLLTLPNYNRKNPTISNYLTMSGNKVFKIAVSVLARVIDETLNINNLHQDELDWLVPHQANLRIISATAKRLDMDMKKVVVTLDRHGNTSAASVPLALDEAVRDGRIKSGQLVLLEAFGAGFTWGSALLRF, encoded by the coding sequence ATGTTTACTAGAATCCTTGGAACAGGGAGTTATTTACCTCAACACATTAGATCTAACGTTGTTTTAGAAAAAATGGTAGATACATCGCATGAATGGATTGTTGCTCGTACTGGCATTCAAGAACGTCGTATTTCTAGTTCTGACGAAACTGTAGCTAAAATGGGTTATTTTGCTGCTAAACGAGCTTTAGATATGTCTTGCATACATGCTGATAAGATAGGTATTATTATTGTCGCGACCACTTCTTCTAGTCATGCATTTCCTAGTTCAGCATGTCAAATTCAACGCGATTTACATATACGAGATACTATTGCTTTTGATTTGTCAGCGGCTTGCTCTGGATTTGTTTATGCGCTAGGCGTAGCAGATCAATATATTAAAAGTGGAAGTGTGGATTATGCTTTAGTTATAGGATCAGACACTTTAAGTCACACTTTAGATCCTAGAGATCGTGGGACATTAATTTTATTTGGTGATGGAGCAGGTGCAGTAATACTTGGTCGCTCCAAAACACCAGGCATTATTTCTACTCATTTACACGCAGATGGATATCATGGAGATTTATTAACTCTTCCCAATTATAATAGAAAGAATCCGACTATATCTAATTATTTAACAATGTCTGGAAATAAAGTATTTAAAATAGCTGTTTCTGTTTTAGCACGTGTTATTGATGAAACTCTTAATATTAATAATTTACATCAAGATGAGTTAGATTGGTTAGTGCCTCATCAGGCTAATTTACGAATTATTTCTGCTACTGCTAAACGATTAGATATGGATATGAAAAAAGTAGTAGTTACACTTGATAGACATGGAAATACATCTGCAGCTTCTGTTCCCTTAGCTTTGGATGAAGCTGTTCGTGATGGTCGTATTAAATCAGGCCAATTAGTATTATTAGAAGCGTTTGGAGCTGGGTTTACTTGGGGTTCGGCGTTATTACGATTTTAA
- the fabD gene encoding ACP S-malonyltransferase, translating into MNKLLAIVFPGQASQRVGMLKTMAAHYSLVEETFSEVSEVLGYDIWKLVQYGPFTELNKTYRAQPAILTASVAVWRIWKQQGGCMPKLMAGHSLGEYSALVCAGGMDLCSGVRLVMIRGMLMQEVVPHGRGAMSVIIGLHDDVVFEFCKAAQQDQIVSLAGFNAPGHVVISGHKEAVDRVNLFCKNAGAKHIFSLPISVPAHCALMKPMAKKFRKELEKITIYTPSIPVLNSTDVCIEQEPRAIRRALIRQLYTPVRWREVMQYCIHRKIKKFLEMGPGKILTGLIRSTVNNEFSLSVNDPVSLSEAMKINWN; encoded by the coding sequence ATGAATAAATTATTAGCTATAGTATTTCCAGGACAAGCGAGTCAAAGGGTAGGAATGTTAAAAACTATGGCAGCTCATTACTCGTTAGTAGAAGAGACTTTTTCTGAAGTATCAGAAGTTTTAGGTTATGATATATGGAAATTAGTACAGTATGGACCTTTTACAGAACTAAATAAAACTTATCGAGCACAACCAGCTATTCTAACAGCTTCAGTAGCTGTTTGGAGAATATGGAAACAACAGGGAGGTTGTATGCCAAAATTAATGGCAGGTCATAGTTTAGGGGAGTATTCTGCTTTAGTATGTGCGGGAGGCATGGATTTATGTTCTGGAGTTAGATTAGTAATGATACGTGGTATGTTGATGCAAGAAGTGGTCCCGCATGGACGGGGAGCCATGTCTGTAATTATTGGCTTACATGATGATGTTGTTTTTGAGTTTTGCAAAGCAGCACAACAAGATCAAATTGTCTCTCTTGCTGGTTTTAATGCCCCTGGTCATGTAGTTATTTCTGGGCATAAAGAAGCAGTGGATCGTGTTAATTTATTTTGTAAAAATGCAGGAGCGAAACATATATTTTCACTTCCGATTAGTGTCCCAGCACATTGTGCATTAATGAAACCAATGGCTAAAAAGTTCAGAAAAGAATTAGAAAAAATAACTATATATACTCCTAGTATACCGGTGTTAAATAGCACTGATGTATGTATTGAGCAGGAACCAAGAGCTATTCGTAGAGCATTAATACGACAATTATATACTCCAGTGCGTTGGCGTGAGGTCATGCAATATTGTATACATCGAAAAATTAAAAAATTTTTAGAAATGGGCCCTGGAAAAATATTAACTGGACTGATACGTAGTACTGTTAATAATGAGTTTAGTTTGTCAGTAAATGATCCGGTTTCTTTGTCAGAAGCAATGAAAATTAATTGGAATTAA
- the fabG gene encoding 3-oxoacyl-ACP reductase FabG: protein MTFNEKIVLVTGARRGIGRIIIEMFAKYGATVIGTATSELGVKDINTYLGSKGKGMELDVTDKYSIDIFAKKMHQEFGNVDILVNNAGIVQDNILLHMRDNEWQSVIDVNLTAVYRMSKLVIKSMIKKRYGRIINIGSVVGIMGNAGQVNYSAAKSGLIGFTKSLAREVASRGITVNLISPGFICTDMVKKFTDKQKNDILSKIPINRFGEPKDVAYAVMFFASDYSEYITGQTIHVNGGMYMG from the coding sequence ATGACTTTTAATGAAAAAATTGTCTTAGTAACTGGTGCTCGTCGTGGTATTGGTCGCATTATTATTGAAATGTTTGCAAAATATGGAGCTACTGTAATAGGTACTGCAACTAGTGAGTTGGGTGTTAAAGATATTAACACGTATTTAGGGAGTAAGGGGAAAGGGATGGAATTAGATGTTACTGATAAATATTCTATTGATATTTTTGCGAAAAAGATGCACCAAGAATTTGGAAATGTTGATATTTTAGTAAATAATGCTGGTATCGTTCAGGATAATATTTTGTTACATATGAGAGATAATGAATGGCAATCTGTTATTGATGTAAATTTGACTGCTGTATATCGTATGTCTAAATTGGTAATAAAATCGATGATAAAAAAACGTTATGGTAGAATCATCAACATTGGTTCCGTAGTAGGTATTATGGGTAATGCCGGACAAGTAAATTATTCAGCTGCTAAGTCTGGATTAATTGGATTTACAAAATCTTTAGCTCGTGAAGTTGCTTCTAGAGGTATTACAGTTAACTTGATATCACCAGGATTTATTTGTACAGATATGGTGAAAAAATTCACTGATAAACAGAAAAATGATATTTTGTCGAAAATACCAATTAATCGTTTTGGAGAGCCTAAAGATGTGGCTTATGCTGTAATGTTTTTTGCTTCTGATTATTCAGAGTATATTACTGGACAAACAATACATGTTAATGGAGGGATGTATATGGGATAA
- the acpP gene encoding acyl carrier protein produces MNTIEEKVKTIIAEQLGVKKEEVVNHASFVDDLGADSLDTVELVMALEEEFDTEIPDEEAEKITTVQAAIDFISNSHQK; encoded by the coding sequence ATGAATACTATAGAAGAAAAAGTAAAAACAATTATTGCTGAACAATTGGGGGTTAAAAAAGAAGAGGTCGTGAATCATGCTTCATTTGTTGATGATCTTGGAGCTGATTCTCTTGATACTGTTGAATTGGTTATGGCATTAGAGGAAGAATTTGACACTGAAATTCCAGACGAAGAGGCTGAAAAAATTACAACTGTTCAAGCAGCAATAGACTTTATTAGTAATAGTCATCAAAAATAA
- the pabC gene encoding aminodeoxychorismate lyase, translating to MYWVNGILKKTVSLNNRALHFGDGFFTTARLRNREIEFLDFHMDRLIFSAKRLMFENFNYNLLYKEMLQAASFSVAYNVIKVIIIRRDNNRLHGYKCKDDIEPLRIIYIGRLPKYYMRWVDSGICMRTSIVRLARNTFLSGIKHLNRLEQVMISIWISKNKEIDEALVLDTDGNVVECCSSNIFWRYNYQVFTPSIHYAGVNGIMRQIVLRLLPELGYCIRTVTVGPEYLKNANEVFITNALLPLASVNSIDDCFYSDKTLFHLLQSYITNNKIQ from the coding sequence ATGTATTGGGTTAATGGAATTTTAAAAAAAACAGTATCATTAAATAATCGGGCTTTGCATTTTGGAGATGGATTTTTTACGACTGCTAGATTACGAAATAGGGAAATAGAGTTTTTGGATTTTCATATGGATCGATTGATTTTTTCGGCAAAAAGGTTGATGTTTGAAAATTTCAATTATAATCTTTTATACAAAGAAATGTTACAAGCAGCTTCTTTTAGTGTTGCATATAATGTCATCAAAGTAATAATTATCAGACGTGATAATAATAGATTACATGGATATAAATGCAAAGATGATATTGAACCATTACGTATAATTTACATCGGTCGATTACCTAAATATTATATGCGATGGGTTGATTCTGGGATTTGTATGAGAACAAGTATTGTTCGGTTAGCGCGGAATACTTTTTTATCAGGAATTAAGCATCTTAATAGATTGGAACAAGTTATGATTTCTATTTGGATAAGTAAAAACAAAGAAATTGATGAAGCATTAGTTTTAGATACTGATGGCAATGTTGTAGAATGTTGTAGTTCTAATATTTTTTGGAGGTATAACTATCAAGTATTTACTCCTTCTATACATTATGCTGGTGTTAATGGAATTATGCGTCAGATAGTATTAAGATTGCTGCCAGAATTAGGATATTGTATACGAACAGTGACAGTTGGCCCTGAGTATTTAAAAAATGCAAATGAAGTATTTATTACAAATGCTTTATTGCCATTAGCATCAGTTAACTCAATTGATGATTGCTTTTATTCAGATAAGACATTATTTCATTTGTTGCAATCTTATATTACAAATAATAAAATTCAATAA
- the tmk gene encoding dTMP kinase, which translates to MGNKFIVIEGLDGSGKTTVIYRIIQYLNKCGIINVITTREPGGTPVSDFLRVLIKYGGPISDPIDSISELLMIYAARFQLVKNVIKPALSRGYWVIGDRYDLSSQAYQGGGRGVDMLLLQALSDKVTSILYPDLTFYLDISPELSVSRIKNRIILDCLEQEPLSFFARVRSRYKKLASEKKNIIMIDASQSLEKVSAVIYRYLDWWVNKL; encoded by the coding sequence GTGGGTAATAAATTTATTGTAATTGAAGGATTGGATGGATCTGGAAAAACTACTGTTATTTATCGAATAATTCAATACCTAAATAAATGTGGTATAATAAATGTTATTACTACTCGTGAACCAGGGGGTACACCAGTTTCAGATTTTTTGCGTGTATTAATTAAATATGGTGGACCTATAAGCGATCCCATTGATAGTATATCAGAATTATTGATGATATATGCTGCACGATTTCAGTTAGTAAAAAATGTTATTAAACCAGCTTTGTCTAGGGGTTATTGGGTAATTGGGGATAGATATGATTTGTCTTCTCAGGCATATCAAGGAGGCGGTAGGGGAGTAGATATGCTGTTATTACAGGCTTTATCTGATAAAGTTACGAGTATATTGTATCCGGATTTAACATTTTATCTTGATATTTCTCCAGAGTTAAGTGTATCTCGAATAAAGAATAGAATAATATTAGATTGTCTTGAACAAGAACCTTTAAGTTTTTTTGCTCGTGTGCGTTCTCGTTATAAAAAGTTAGCTTCTGAAAAAAAAAATATTATCATGATTGATGCTTCTCAAAGTTTAGAAAAAGTTTCTGCTGTTATTTACAGATATTTAGATTGGTGGGTTAATAAACTCTAA
- a CDS encoding DNA polymerase III subunit delta' C-terminal domain-containing protein — MMRWYPWLNIVYSKILSSYRKNRGHHALLLNAKWDNGEDTLIYAISRWLSCSNPLEIRHCNMCHNCKLMNIGHHPDYYQINPENNTQTIGVDIMRACINSVYHHAYQSKVKIIFIKYVEYLTDQSINVLLKILDEPPINTYFFFKTRDYMRIPSTFLSRCMKWSIIPPKESLGLQWLMKQQEGINDILLAQCALRLCNGAPIEAEAMFKLGMWTHRLELCKSIYYTIINKDFLKLVPFLNTCRNNTYLYWFITVLADALKWKQGINQRFIINLDQIELITIIADYWSVSSLSRQLQQWLALLCYFQKFTNIDRELLLTYRLLNWQQDIVESCFHVWSI; from the coding sequence ATGATGAGATGGTATCCCTGGTTGAATATTGTTTATAGTAAAATATTGAGTTCTTATCGAAAAAATAGAGGACATCATGCATTACTTTTAAATGCTAAATGGGATAATGGGGAAGATACTTTAATTTATGCTATTTCGCGATGGTTAAGTTGCTCTAATCCTCTAGAGATTCGACACTGCAACATGTGCCATAATTGCAAATTAATGAATATAGGGCATCATCCTGATTATTATCAAATAAATCCGGAAAATAATACTCAAACTATAGGCGTTGATATCATGCGTGCTTGTATCAATTCTGTATATCATCATGCTTATCAAAGTAAAGTAAAAATTATATTTATAAAGTATGTGGAATATTTAACTGATCAGTCTATTAATGTGTTGCTTAAAATACTCGATGAACCTCCAATAAATACTTATTTTTTTTTTAAAACTCGAGATTACATGAGAATACCATCAACATTTTTGAGTCGATGTATGAAATGGTCAATTATACCTCCAAAGGAATCACTTGGATTACAGTGGTTAATGAAACAACAGGAAGGGATAAATGATATTTTATTGGCACAATGTGCATTACGCTTATGCAACGGCGCTCCCATAGAAGCGGAAGCTATGTTTAAATTAGGGATGTGGACGCACCGATTAGAATTATGTAAATCCATATATTATACTATTATAAATAAAGATTTTTTAAAACTTGTACCATTTTTGAATACCTGTCGGAACAATACATATTTGTATTGGTTTATTACTGTACTTGCGGATGCATTAAAATGGAAGCAAGGAATAAATCAACGATTTATAATAAATTTAGATCAAATAGAATTAATTACTATTATTGCAGATTACTGGAGTGTTTCGTCTTTAAGCCGTCAATTGCAACAATGGTTAGCATTGTTGTGTTATTTTCAGAAATTTACTAATATTGATCGTGAATTATTACTGACCTATCGGTTGTTAAATTGGCAACAAGATATTGTTGAATCTTGTTTCCATGTATGGAGTATATGA
- a CDS encoding YchF/TatD family DNA exonuclease — MFLVDSHCHLNQLNYQNIHKDVSDVLNKAKKRGVKLVLSVSIAMSDYNSMVELIGYRNDVVFSCGVHPTYIHYSNNFDRERLYILSSRRNVVAIGETGLDYYHKLKLDNKKKQKEAFREHIRVARAAKKPVIVHSRASCKDTVAILRAESAEECGGVLHCFNEDIDTARLLLNLNFYISFSGMVTFNKSYMIQEVIKYVPSDRILLETDSPYLTPVPYRGQENQPAYIYEIANYIALIKNINMDELAFITTVNFRTLFHL, encoded by the coding sequence ATGTTTTTAGTAGATTCTCATTGTCATTTGAATCAATTAAATTATCAAAATATTCACAAAGATGTTTCAGATGTATTGAATAAAGCTAAAAAAAGAGGAGTAAAGCTAGTTTTATCAGTTAGTATTGCTATGTCAGATTATAATAGTATGGTTGAGTTAATTGGATACAGAAATGACGTTGTATTTTCTTGTGGAGTACATCCTACTTATATACATTATTCTAATAATTTTGATAGAGAAAGATTATATATTTTATCTTCTAGAAGAAATGTAGTAGCTATAGGTGAAACTGGATTAGATTATTATCATAAATTAAAATTAGATAACAAAAAAAAACAAAAAGAAGCATTTCGGGAACATATTCGTGTTGCTAGAGCAGCAAAGAAACCAGTTATTGTACATAGTCGTGCTTCTTGTAAGGATACTGTCGCTATTTTACGTGCGGAATCAGCAGAAGAGTGTGGCGGCGTGTTACATTGTTTTAATGAAGATATAGATACTGCAAGATTGTTATTAAATCTTAATTTTTATATATCTTTTTCTGGAATGGTAACATTTAATAAATCTTATATGATTCAAGAAGTAATTAAATATGTACCTTCTGATCGTATATTGTTAGAAACTGATTCTCCTTATCTCACTCCCGTTCCTTATAGAGGGCAAGAAAATCAGCCAGCTTATATATATGAAATTGCCAATTATATAGCACTTATAAAGAATATTAATATGGATGAATTAGCGTTTATTACTACAGTTAATTTTCGAACCTTGTTTCACCTGTGA
- a CDS encoding HIT domain-containing protein, producing the protein MKKDNIFINIIKKKIKVDLLYQDELVTAFYDLNPKAPVHVLIVPNIVIPTVNHVSTNDEITLGRLFVVAAKIAKQKNIHSSGYRLIVNCNHHSGQEIYHLHMHLLGGEPLGPLLQKKQ; encoded by the coding sequence GTGAAAAAAGACAATATTTTTATAAACATTATTAAGAAGAAAATTAAAGTTGATCTTTTATATCAAGATGAATTAGTGACTGCATTTTATGATTTAAATCCTAAGGCCCCTGTTCATGTATTAATTGTTCCTAATATAGTAATTCCTACTGTTAATCATGTCTCTACTAATGATGAAATAACATTAGGTAGATTATTTGTAGTAGCAGCAAAAATTGCTAAGCAAAAGAATATACATTCTTCAGGTTATCGTTTAATAGTCAATTGTAATCATCATTCTGGTCAAGAAATTTATCATCTTCATATGCATTTGTTAGGAGGAGAGCCTTTAGGTCCTTTATTACAGAAAAAGCAATAG
- a CDS encoding penicillin-binding protein activator LpoB — protein sequence MKNNIKFVINKNTYFAYEKKMICLVISIISVHCIGLCNHDSMSTHNTKPALSVPSQINLIHWKPILLNMLQNAFFFDNIECGSVLLVNIVKNNTNGIFQTSNVTNILIKCIIENTKKYNVIDIGTLYSVYRELGVFPEDNRNTYNFSIKIANYLQANYILYGIAYGNSEKPNLELQLISVKTGEILRVVSGSA from the coding sequence ATGAAAAATAATATTAAATTTGTTATCAATAAAAATACATATTTTGCTTATGAAAAAAAGATGATATGTTTAGTGATTAGTATAATTTCTGTACATTGTATTGGTTTATGCAATCATGATAGTATGTCTACGCATAATACGAAGCCTGCATTATCAGTACCATCTCAAATTAACTTAATTCATTGGAAACCAATTTTATTAAATATGCTGCAGAATGCATTTTTTTTTGATAATATCGAATGTGGTAGTGTATTGTTAGTAAATATAGTAAAGAATAACACCAATGGTATTTTCCAGACTAGTAATGTCACGAATATATTAATTAAATGTATTATAGAAAATACTAAAAAATATAATGTTATCGATATAGGAACATTATATTCTGTGTATAGAGAGTTGGGCGTATTTCCAGAAGATAATAGAAACACTTATAATTTTTCTATAAAAATTGCAAATTATTTACAAGCAAATTATATTCTATATGGTATTGCTTATGGAAACTCAGAAAAACCAAATTTAGAATTACAATTAATATCGGTTAAAACTGGTGAGATTTTGAGAGTTGTCAGTGGCTCTGCATAA